DNA from Dama dama isolate Ldn47 chromosome 5, ASM3311817v1, whole genome shotgun sequence:
CCAAACCTTGGGCTCACCTTGTGTGGCTGCATGTTTCACTGCCAGTGGTTGGatagcttctctgtccttttggttttccttttgAAATAACTATTTTTGATCCTTGTAatatctccaggccagaagagctCATGCCACCTATCTATTTCCTTTCCCCAAACAGCCCTTTTCATTGCAAACTGTTCAGAAACCAGTGGCTCCTCATTTCCCACCTTATCGTGGCCCCACCCCCCTGTCTGGTTTTTCTGGCTCTACCTGGTTCAGTAAGCCTCAAGCCTCATCCAACTCTCCACAGCTTTGGTTCCCCTTCAGTCATGTTGGTCTGCTCACCACCCATGAGTGTGAGACTCCTTCCCGTCTATACCTGGCCTGACCTGACTTGAAGGGGGGCAGCTCCCTGCACTCCTGCCATCCATGCCCACCCTTCTTCAAGGCCCAGGGCAGGAGTCCGCTCTCTCTTGAGACCTTGCCTGAGCACATTAACCCTTATTTATTCATCACCTTCTCCAAATTTGTGTAATGCTTGTAATTGTCTCTTAAAATTTAACTGCTAATCACTTTGAGCTTTATTAATTTGCTCGTTTATTTGCATTAGTCCTGTTTCCCTGAGTTTTCCTTTGTATTCCCTGCAAGCGGAGCCCAGGAGTTCTCTTTTGGCATCTCCTACAGCCTTCGGCACAAATGCCGAGCATCAGGTCAGCTCAATCAAAGAATGATTAATAATTGAAGTGAGGTTGTGCACCTGCTGCCTGAGTGCCCTGTAATCGGATGCTTTGGGGAGACTGAATATATATAGATGGGTCAATACGTGGAAGACTCGGTCTCTCTGCGGGGTGGTTACAGCCTAGATGGGGGACCTGTAGAGCCAGGTGCAGAGGAACATAGCTGAAGAGAGTGGTCTGAGCCTGGCAGGGTTAACCACGCATGTTGTCGTGGAAGCTATGACATCTGAGGGGTGGCACTGCTCAGAGAGGAGGGATGAAGGAATGCTCAGAGGCAAGAGGGCATGCATGCCAGTATCCAGGGCTCTTTATCCTTTCCTGAGCCCAGAAGGAGGGAGGGTCATCTGGTCATCCTGGGAGTCCCTTGAAGTTGGCTCCCCAGGATGGGAGAACTTGGGACTCTCAGGAGGGACCTGGGCCCGGCTTGACGTCTCCATGCCTTTCCTGCAGGCTGAGGATGTCAGCTTCCTTTACCACCCCTGTGCCCACCCCTGGCTGAAGCTCCAGCTTGCCCTCCTCGCCCACACTTGTGTGGCCCAGCCCTTACTGGCCTCTGACTCCAGCCTCACCCAGGATCGGGTAAGTGCTTGCTGAAAGGTGGTTGTCTGGTACCGGCGGAGGCTGCAGCGCCGTGGGCAGGGCAAGGTGAATTCAGGGCCTCCGCTTGCTTGCTCCCCAGCTTTGACTTAGCGCTAACAGTTCCCTCCTCCTTTCGTAGCCCCTTGTACTGGCAGCATGGGGGTTAGCGCTGGAGATGGCGTGGGTGGAGCCGGCCCGGGCTGCCCACTGGCTGAAGAGGAGGCAGCGGCggaagcagaggagagagaaagctggGTTCCGTTCTGACACTGTTCCTGGGCCCCCTTCCTTGGTGCCCACGCTGGGCAGGGGGAGGCTGTGCCATCGGCGAGGGTGTGTGCAGGTGAGGGGTGCTGGCTAGGTGTGGCGGTCATGGGGTTGCTGGCTCAGGGTGGTGGTGCCATTGGGTTATCTGGGCAGGGAGGAGGTGACCACTGTCTCTTCTGTTCTTAGGCCCCGGCTTTGGCCTTTACTCTGAGGAGCTGGCGGCCACCCGGCGTGGAGGTGGAATCTAGCAGACCTGGGCAGCTCTTTGCTAGTGGTGCCAGGAGACGTGGGCTGCGGGCCGCCTTAGGTCTCCAGCCCACCCCCTCAGCCCCGAGGTTCCCCTCTGTTTCCCCAGGGAGCTTGGAGGCCAAGCAGCCCATGTTGGGACCTCAGGGTGAAGGCGATAATGCCCGGTCTGTGCCCACTAGCCCACTGCTGCCTGGGGGACCAGGAAGCAATGTCAGCTCCAGGCTGGATGCTCAGCCGCCCAAAGGGCAGAACAGCCCTGGGGGCTGTGCCTGTCCGGGTCAGGCTTCCTCAGCCCCTCGGGCAGCAGCGCCACCAAGGGCCGCCCGCGGCCCCACCCCTCGCACGGAGGAGGCCGCCTGGGCGGCCATGGCCCTGACTTTCCTGTTGGTGCTGCTCACGCTGGCCACGCTCTGCACTCGGCTGCACCGAAACTTCAGACGCGGGGAGAGCATCTACTGGGAGCCCACGGTGGACAGCCGGGACACCGTGGCTGGTGAGACGCGGCCCTCCTCACCCACAGCCCCACCCCCGGGGGCTTCCCGGCCCTTGACCGCTCCCCCTTCTGCCCATAGCTGTGCTGAAGCGGAGGCTGCTGATGCCCCCTCGCCGGGTCAAGCGCTCCCGCCGGAGACCCCTCCTCCCGCCCACGCCAGACAGCGGCCCGGATGGGGACAGCTCCGAGTGACCTGCACCAGCCCTGCCGCTGTGGCAGGTCCGGCTCCTCCCCGCGCCGGAGGCCGCGACCTCCGCCACGTGGCCCGCGCGCGGGGCCGCCCCCTGGCGGCCGGAGGGAGCAGTCACGCCCAAGCGCGGCAGATGGGCTGGTCCTTAGTGTGTGGCTTGTTGGGAGGaacggggaggaggaggaggagaaaggagcagtttCAGCCTCCGTTGCAAAAACTCcgtttttattaaattattttagtaGAGGCTGGGGTTGAGCTTGTGCATCTGCCACACAGACAGACTCACTCCCACCGGGGACACTGTCCTAGGTCACGTAGGTCGTGTTTGAGGTAGGGAGGGGGTTATAGGATCGTCAGGCACCCTCCGCTTGCCGCCTCTTGCCAACCTGGCCTCAGATCCTGGGTTTTAGTAACGTGGTAGACCCTTCCCATCACCATGGGCTAGCGGCCGGCAGGACGCTGGTGGTAGTTACTGAAACGTTGTTTGCAGGACCCCGCTAACAAGACAAGGGGCGTCCCCCGCTTCAGTAGGGGGGCTGCAGCACTCACCGTTCTCACTGGCTTCATACTTTTGCCAGGTCGGTCTTTCTCCGTTTCAAGTCTGCACCTCCCTGAGCCCTCCTCCCACAGTTCCCAAAGCATCAGAAAGAGCACAtggtcacttatttatttttgatacaAATGTACATGACACACGTCTTGACAGTCAGCCCACCCACCACCACACAGGTAGAGCCTGGCCCCTGGGACagaggtggggcagggagaggagcTGGTAGGCGCTGCCATCTGCCTCCCCAGGCTGCAACCCAGGCTCCAGGGACCCAGACACCGCAGGCGCTGGCCTCTCGGAGGTTACAGGGAGGGGCTCTCAGCTTAGTCGGGGACCCCGGGGAGCCAGCCC
Protein-coding regions in this window:
- the TP53I13 gene encoding tumor protein p53-inducible protein 13 isoform X3 — encoded protein: MAWVEPARAAHWLKRRQRRKQRREKAGFRSDTVPGPPSLVPTLGRGRLCHRRGCVQAPALAFTLRSWRPPGVEVESSRPGQLFASGARRRGLRAALGLQPTPSAPRFPSVSPGSLEAKQPMLGPQGEGDNARSVPTSPLLPGGPGSNVSSRLDAQPPKGQNSPGGCACPGQASSAPRAAAPPRAARGPTPRTEEAAWAAMALTFLLVLLTLATLCTRLHRNFRRGESIYWEPTVDSRDTVAAVLKRRLLMPPRRVKRSRRRPLLPPTPDSGPDGDSSE
- the TP53I13 gene encoding tumor protein p53-inducible protein 13 isoform X2 → MRPQQAEDVSFLYHPCAHPWLKLQLALLAHTCVAQPLLASDSSLTQDRPLVLAAWGLALEMAWVEPARAAHWLKRRQRRKQRREKAGFRSDTVPGPPSLVPTLGRGRLCHRRGCVQAPALAFTLRSWRPPGVEVESSRPGQLFASGARRRGLRAALGLQPTPSAPRFPSVSPGSLEAKQPMLGPQGEGDNARSVPTSPLLPGGPGSNVSSRLDAQPPKGQNSPGGCACPGQASSAPRAAAPPRAARGPTPRTEEAAWAAMALTFLLVLLTLATLCTRLHRNFRRGESIYWEPTVDSRDTVAAVLKRRLLMPPRRVKRSRRRPLLPPTPDSGPDGDSSE
- the TP53I13 gene encoding tumor protein p53-inducible protein 13 isoform X1 — protein: MAPPPPPPQLLLLAALAGLLGPREVVAEPAAEEAGARCPEGLWPLPPQVSPRVTYTRMRPQQAEDVSFLYHPCAHPWLKLQLALLAHTCVAQPLLASDSSLTQDRPLVLAAWGLALEMAWVEPARAAHWLKRRQRRKQRREKAGFRSDTVPGPPSLVPTLGRGRLCHRRGCVQAPALAFTLRSWRPPGVEVESSRPGQLFASGARRRGLRAALGLQPTPSAPRFPSVSPGSLEAKQPMLGPQGEGDNARSVPTSPLLPGGPGSNVSSRLDAQPPKGQNSPGGCACPGQASSAPRAAAPPRAARGPTPRTEEAAWAAMALTFLLVLLTLATLCTRLHRNFRRGESIYWEPTVDSRDTVAAVLKRRLLMPPRRVKRSRRRPLLPPTPDSGPDGDSSE